The Astatotilapia calliptera chromosome 17, fAstCal1.2, whole genome shotgun sequence genome has a segment encoding these proteins:
- the LOC113008816 gene encoding potassium voltage-gated channel subfamily A member 1 has product MEIALVSFENGGAKGSGGGGGGGGNIAEESCRNALDVPQPGFVQGGRGEDYSKELNTRGGPQPPHSPWKINDMNNTLSCSENAMDALLRADHSPHLFDEDMLDMDMDTESNERVLINIAGLRYETQLGTLNQFPDTLLGDPAKRIKYFDPLRNEYFFDRNRPSFDGILYFYQSGGKIRRPVNVSIDVFADEIRFYQLGEEAMDRFREDEGFIKEEEKPLPQNEFQKQVWLIFEYPESSSPARGIAIVSVIVITISIITFCLETLPEFRDERELAVTSRLDNSTVPRPSLTFTDPFFIIETTCVIWFTFELIVRFFACPSKSEFSKTIMNIIDIMSIMPYFITVGTELAEQQGQEHQNGQQAMSLAILRVIRLVRVFRIFKLSRHSKGLQILGQTLKASMRELGLLIFFLFIGVILFSSAVYFAEADEPESHFSSIPDAFWWAVVTMTTVGYGDMRPVTVGGKIVGSLCAIAGVLTIALPVPVIVSNFNYFYHRETDQDQSSLKDEPNSGRESPELKRKGSKASVKSQDVENNEAGASVEKTNIKANSSVDFKRSLYAFCLDTRETDL; this is encoded by the coding sequence ATGGAGATAGCCTTGGTGAGCTTTGAGAACGGCGGCGCAAAAGGGagcggtggaggaggaggaggtggaggcaaCATTGCCGAGGAGAGCTGCCGGAACGCGCTGGATGTCCCTCAGCCGGGCTTCGTTCAAGGCGGGCGGGGAGAGGACTACAGCAAGGAGCTGAACACCCGGGGCGGCCCGCAGCCGCCGCACAGCCCCTGGAAGATCAATGACATGAACAACACTCTGAGCTGCAGCGAGAACGCCATGGATGCGCTTTTACGCGCGGACCACAGTCCCCACCTGTTCGACGAGGACATGCTGGACATGGACATGGATACGGAGAGCAACGAGAGGGTGCTCATCAACATCGCGGGTCTGAGGTACGAGACCCAGCTGGGTACCCTCAACCAGTTCCCTGACACTTTATTGGGAGACCCCGCTAAGAGGATCAAGTACTTCGACCCGCTCCGGAACGAGTACTTCTTCGACCGGAACCGGCCGAGCTTCGACGGGATACTGTATTTTTATCAGTCCGGAGGAAAGATCCGGAGACCCGTCAACGTGTCCATAGACGTGTTTGCGGACGAGATCCGGTTCTACCAGCTGGGGGAGGAGGCCATGGACCGGTTCCGCGAGGATGAGGGCTTCattaaagaggaggagaagccGCTGCCGCAGAACGAGTTCCAGAAGCAGGTCTGGCTCATCTTCGAGTACCCGGAGAGTTCCAGCCCGGCCCGTGGCATCGCCATCGTGTCCGTGATCGTCATCACCATATCCATCATCACCTTCTGCCTGGAAACGCTGCCGGAATTCAGGGATGAGAGGGAGCTGGCGGTCACCAGCCGTCTGGACAACAGCACGGTGCCCCGGCCGTCGCTCACCTTCACCGACCCCTTCTTCATCATCGAGACCACGTGCGTCATCTGGTTCACCTTCGAGCTCATCGTGCGCTTTTTTGCGTGCCCCAGCAAGTCCGAGTTCTCCAAGACCATCATGAACATCATCGACATCATGTCCATCATGCCTTACTTCATCACCGTGGGCACTGAGCTGGCGGAGCAGCAGGGCCAGGAGCACCAGAACGGTCAGCAGGCCATGTCTCTAGCCATCCTGAGGGTCATCCGCTTGGTCCGGGTCTTCCGCATCTTCAAGCTGTCCCGACACTCCAAAGGGCTGCAGATCCTGGGCCAGACTCTGAAGGCCAGCATGCGCGAGCTTGGCCTgctcatcttcttcctcttcatcgGGGTCATCCTCTTCTCCAGCGCTGTGTACTTCGCCGAAGCTGACGAGCCGGAGTCCCACTTCTCCAGCATCCCCGACGCCTTCTGGTGGGCGGTAGTCACCATGACAACTGTGGGTTATGGTGACATGAGGCCGGTGACAGTCGGGGGGAAGATCGTGGGCTCTCTGTGCGCCATCGCCGGAGTGCTGACCATCGCGCTGCCGGTGCCCGTCATCGTGTCCAACTTCAACTACTTCTACCACCGGGAGACGGACCAGGATCAGTCCTCCCTGAAGGACGAGCCCAACAGCGGCAGAGAGAGCCCCGAGCTTAAGCGCAAAGGCAGCAAAGCGTCCGTGAAGTCTCAGGATGTGGAGAACAACGAGGCGGGCGCTTCGGTGGAGAAAACGAACATCAAAGCAAACAGCAGCGTGGACTTCAAGAGATCCCTTTACGCGTTCTGTCTGGACACGCGGGAGACGGA